A region from the Thermanaeromonas toyohensis ToBE genome encodes:
- the scpB gene encoding SMC-Scp complex subunit ScpB encodes MAEGVIFLSLPSSRKNRAALECLLFVGGRPVSPVALARTLKISEREVEELVRELQELYEREGHGLQIRKVAGGYQMCTRPEYAAYIEELLKPELPSLSRAALETLAIIAYRQPITKAEIERLRGVKVDGVLANLLSRGLVKEVGRKDTPGRPILYGTTPLFLEHFGLESLKELPPLEEVASTGEQ; translated from the coding sequence TTGGCTGAAGGGGTGATCTTTTTGTCCCTGCCTTCTAGCCGAAAGAATAGGGCGGCCCTGGAGTGCCTTCTTTTTGTTGGTGGCCGACCAGTAAGCCCTGTTGCCTTGGCCCGTACCCTTAAGATTTCGGAAAGGGAAGTGGAAGAACTGGTCCGGGAATTACAGGAGCTTTATGAGCGGGAAGGTCACGGGCTGCAGATACGCAAGGTGGCTGGTGGCTACCAGATGTGTACACGTCCGGAATACGCAGCCTATATTGAGGAACTCTTGAAGCCCGAACTTCCCTCCCTCTCCCGGGCCGCTTTAGAAACCTTGGCCATTATCGCCTACCGCCAACCCATAACCAAAGCCGAAATTGAACGCTTACGCGGCGTTAAGGTGGATGGTGTATTGGCTAACCTTTTAAGCCGGGGGCTGGTAAAGGAGGTAGGCCGTAAAGATACACCTGGCCGGCCTATCCTTTACGGTACTACCCCTCTTTTTCTTGAACATTTTGGCTTAGAAAGCTTAAAAGAACTCCCGCCTTTGGAAGAAGTGGCTTCCACCGGGGAACAATAA
- a CDS encoding segregation and condensation protein A, translating into MPYYIELDLFQGPLDLLLILLKEEDIPLYAISVAEITASWICLREGEKDIEDLEEFLLLAAEILALKARLLLHRPEEGQLEEEAQGEETTWLELSRKLEEYRPYQEAAHRLAELGERAALIFTKPLDPSAVTAALARIDPLAGITLLDLHQAIKSVLLRFERAKETYPAVRSLYQPRITLLTQQRLILRRLNQVKGKLTFSSFFTSHPSRLEVATTFLALLELARRGRVHIYQREAFGEIEVWLKG; encoded by the coding sequence ATGCCCTATTATATAGAACTCGACTTATTTCAGGGGCCGTTAGACCTGCTCCTTATCCTCCTTAAGGAAGAAGACATTCCCCTTTATGCTATATCTGTGGCGGAGATAACCGCTTCCTGGATTTGCCTTAGGGAAGGGGAAAAGGATATAGAAGACCTGGAGGAATTCCTTCTCCTGGCAGCGGAGATCCTGGCCCTTAAAGCTCGCCTTCTCCTTCATCGCCCGGAAGAAGGCCAGCTGGAGGAGGAAGCTCAAGGGGAAGAGACAACTTGGCTGGAACTTTCCCGCAAGCTGGAAGAATATCGCCCTTATCAGGAAGCTGCCCATAGGCTTGCTGAACTGGGAGAGCGTGCTGCTCTAATTTTCACAAAACCCCTTGATCCTTCTGCCGTGACGGCAGCCCTAGCCCGGATAGATCCCTTGGCTGGTATTACCTTGCTAGATCTCCACCAGGCTATCAAATCCGTTCTGTTACGGTTTGAGCGGGCGAAAGAGACTTATCCCGCGGTACGGTCCCTTTACCAACCCCGGATAACCCTTTTGACCCAGCAACGCCTCATTCTCCGGCGCTTAAATCAAGTGAAAGGCAAATTGACCTTTTCCTCCTTTTTTACCTCCCATCCTAGCCGGTTAGAAGTAGCTACTACCTTTTTGGCTCTCCTGGAACTTGCGCGACGAGGACGCGTGCACATTTATCAGAGGGAAGCCTTCGGGGAAATTGAAGTTTGGCTGAAGGGGTGA
- the trpS gene encoding tryptophan--tRNA ligase: MGRSRILSGMRPTGRLHIGHLMVLENWVKLQEEYECFYFIADWHALTTAYEETEELKANIRYMLVDWLSAGLNPNLSTIFIQSHIKEHAELHLLFSMFTPLSWLERVPTYKDQLQQLGQEGKDVSTYGFLGYPLLQAADILIYKADAVPVGEDQLPHLEFCREVARRFNYLYKTQLFPEPQALLSRVPLLPGIDGRKMSKSYRNDIPLSATPEEVRERVRLMVTDPARIHKTDPGHPEVCVVHTYHEIFNPEELEETRKSCRAGTIGCVPCKARLAEKINAYLEPVRERREKFLHNPGILEDILAQGSARARAIAQRTMDEVRAAMGIK; encoded by the coding sequence ATGGGACGTAGCAGGATCTTAAGCGGTATGCGACCTACAGGCAGGCTCCATATCGGGCATCTTATGGTTTTAGAGAACTGGGTAAAGCTACAAGAGGAATACGAATGCTTTTATTTTATAGCTGACTGGCATGCCTTAACCACAGCCTATGAAGAAACTGAAGAACTTAAGGCGAATATCCGCTATATGCTTGTGGATTGGCTAAGTGCAGGGCTTAATCCTAACCTAAGTACCATTTTCATCCAGTCCCACATCAAGGAGCACGCTGAATTACACCTCCTTTTCTCCATGTTCACACCCCTTTCCTGGCTTGAGCGGGTACCGACGTATAAAGACCAACTGCAGCAGCTGGGCCAGGAAGGCAAAGATGTCTCTACCTACGGATTTTTAGGGTATCCACTCCTCCAGGCAGCCGATATTTTGATCTATAAAGCTGATGCGGTACCTGTAGGGGAAGACCAGTTACCCCATCTAGAATTTTGCCGGGAGGTAGCCAGGAGGTTCAATTACCTCTATAAAACCCAGCTTTTCCCAGAACCCCAGGCCCTTTTGTCCCGGGTACCTCTTTTGCCAGGTATAGATGGACGGAAGATGAGCAAGAGCTACCGGAACGATATCCCCCTTTCAGCTACTCCTGAAGAAGTGCGGGAAAGGGTACGCCTGATGGTTACGGATCCTGCCCGGATCCACAAGACTGATCCGGGCCACCCGGAGGTTTGCGTGGTGCATACTTACCACGAGATCTTCAACCCCGAAGAGCTAGAGGAGACCAGGAAAAGCTGCCGAGCAGGAACTATCGGGTGTGTACCCTGTAAAGCACGCCTGGCGGAGAAGATCAACGCCTACTTGGAACCTGTACGGGAACGACGAGAGAAATTCCTCCATAACCCCGGGATTTTAGAGGATATCCTAGCCCAGGGTTCTGCCCGGGCCAGGGCAATAGCCCAGCGGACCATGGATGAGGTAAGGGCTGCTATGGGGATTAAGTAG
- a CDS encoding site-2 protease family protein → MYLDSFTKLLAGIPALLLALAFHEYAHGKVAYLLGDPTPKYQGRLTLNPLAHLDLLGTLLLIVAGFGWAKPVQVNPFYFQMDRRKGMMLVALAGPLMNLVLAYLGAVAWRLSGSWGWRGDFLFAFFNLLVVYNVVLAVFNLLPIPPLDGSRILAGLVSRESASFLYRLETIGPFLLLFLIATGVTGRIMRPLVSLVLDFILQASRLTII, encoded by the coding sequence TTGTATCTAGATAGTTTCACTAAACTTTTGGCCGGCATCCCGGCCCTGCTTTTGGCTTTGGCCTTCCATGAATACGCCCATGGCAAGGTAGCTTATCTCCTGGGAGATCCTACACCCAAGTACCAAGGGAGGCTAACCCTAAATCCCTTAGCTCATCTAGACCTCCTGGGCACCCTACTCCTTATTGTAGCCGGATTCGGCTGGGCCAAACCGGTTCAGGTAAACCCCTTTTACTTCCAGATGGATCGGCGTAAGGGGATGATGCTGGTGGCCCTAGCTGGTCCCTTGATGAACTTAGTTTTGGCTTACCTGGGGGCGGTGGCTTGGAGGCTAAGCGGCTCTTGGGGTTGGCGGGGAGATTTTCTATTCGCTTTCTTTAATTTACTGGTAGTATATAATGTAGTTTTGGCTGTATTTAATTTACTTCCTATCCCACCCCTAGATGGATCCCGGATTCTAGCCGGGCTGGTTTCTCGGGAAAGCGCAAGTTTTCTATATAGACTGGAAACCATAGGCCCATTTTTACTCCTTTTCCTTATCGCTACTGGGGTGACCGGCCGCATTATGCGCCCTTTGGTCTCCTTGGTGCTAGATTTTATCCTACAGGCTAGTAGGTTAACCATAATCTAA